The DNA window TGATATAGTATCCTTTTGTTCATGAACGCATCTTCAATGATTTTAGCAAAGCTGAAAAGTTAAGCTGTTGCTTACTTTGCTTTCTTCCAGGCAATATTATAATGTTGCCTCTTGCATATCTTTCCATTTTTCTTTGGTctagataaaattttagtttggaaGAACAGCTGCAAGAGAAAAGGATCAAGAATCAACCAAGATTGGGACCTGGAACAACAGTAAGCACCTTCACTCCAACCCTTTTTATTGTTGCAGCTTCTTTATATGAAAGTCTGTAAAATTCTAGTACTTGATTTGCACCTTCCTTAAAACTTTAATTCCGTTATGAAGCTGGATCACATCAATTGGGAACTCTTGTGTGCTACCATATTGCTCTTGCTATAGCTAGCTGCTAGTACTGAACATTGTCATTTCTGTGGAAGTTTAACCTAAGGAGAAGCTGCAGTTTGTTTCCATTTACTGTTGCTAAAAAACTATGATTCTTATATATTGTAGATTGCCTAAGCTTCTGAATATAATGTAACATAGCATGTGTATCTTAGTGATCTTCATGTCCAGTAATTTCAGTTCCATTTTATGTCTGCCATTATAACAACTGATTCTGGCTGCTACTGACAACCAAATGAATCTCTGAACCAAACCATGGATTGAGGGAAACACAATTTTGCTCAGATCTCTGCTCTTAACTCATACCACTAGCTATGAAACAGCTTCCACATTTTTCTCTTGTGTGCATGTTTACTTCTCCAAGATTCTGAAGTTTACTTGTGTAAGTGCATCAAGATCATCATCTGCTTGACAGCTCCAGCTctgcagcagtagcagcaacaACACCACATTACTGCAATCCTCAAcagctgctgtttttttttctactgtgTTCAACTACTCTTACCTCTGAACTAGTATGGCAGTCTTTAAGTGTGTTCTTAATTAATGTTCAGTTACAGTCTCTGCATGATAGCGGGCTGGCATCGTCAGGCTCCATCTACAGAGTGTGTGATACCAAAGATTCATTCAACTGCTTTGCTGTTGCCGCCTTTTCTCCTTACCAGAATTCAGAAACCAAACTGCATTCTTGAACAAAGAGTGGCAGTTTATCATTTCTTCTTTTGCAACATCAGATGATCCAGATTAGTGCCTTAATAATCCTGTCAGGACACTACCCCTTAACATTTTTCTGATCTGCTGCAAATGACACAggaagtgaagtgaagtgacCCAGCTGATGTGTTTAGTTTGTGCTAAAACCAACAGGAGATATTTCTTTTTGTACTAGTGCAATAGtcacatttttttctcagataCCAGTACAAAGTGCTGGTGAGTGATGATGTAGAGAGGGGAGTGCTTAAAGAGGAGTAACAataagtgggtcccacattttggGGAAAAAAGGTTCTCTCACACAGGCATGCACACACACAAGGTATCTTCTCTGGAGTGaggaaaaaataatattattattctgattattattgttattaggGTTAAGGAGGGGAGGGAACTTTTTCTGTTTAGTTGGGTGGTTGTGATTTTAAACCCTAAGCATAATACCTACAGGAAATACCTAAAATATCCCTGACATCTGATTTGATCCAACTTAGGACCTAGTGCGATTTTACACAAATAGCCCCTTATTAAAGTGTCACTCACGCATGCGTATACGTATACTACCTGTATACAAGTACATTACGAgttctttgtgtgtgtgtgtgtggtggggGCCCACCTGAGGATATTTAGGACACTTTCCCATGTGGTTGTGCCCCTATGTTAACATCAAATCTCCatcaaaaaaacaataaataaaatccattcaactctttttttttaaaaaaaatatcaacagATAAATCAGCAGCCATAAGATTTGCACACCTATTTCCattcagaaaacaaaaacaaaaacaaaaaacttgAGATGCCAGAAAAGTCCTTTGGTTTATGGCTTGAGCCTGTACAGTTGAGGAGAATTTAATTTGAGGGGCACCAAGGGCAAAGTTTGAAACTTTTAaggcaaacaaaaaacaaaagtggaataatttatatatatatatttgtttttttttacagggaCAGCCTGACCTACTCTTTttctactgctactgctactgcccttctctctcccatTTGGTATTACACAAAATTTGGGGCTTTGACTAAAAGTCTTGAGCTAAAAAAGCTTTCATTTTTTAGAGCTTTTGCTgctcctcccttctcttctccctcgaaagaaaataaaaattcgggggcaggaaaaaaaaatttgcaaattttttttgcgAGCCGACGAGCTGATCCGCATGGGTGCGCGCTGAATCGACGAATCCCCCCCCACCGCCTCTTTCTTGGCTCTCGATCGAGGTgtttctcgccgccggccgtggcggcgagcggcagatCTGGGGGGCTTGGGGCTTGGGGCCGGCTAGGGTTTGAGCTTGAAGCTTTCCTTTCTTGGAGAAGCTCTCCGatctcgtctcgtctcctcgCGAGCTGCGCCGATCTTCCGTCTCGCGAAGCTGGGGggcatcctggtgagcatcctgtcacttttttttttttggtctcgAATTTGCtcgcgttaaccctagcttctcttgttcttgttcttctaGATCTGGAGGTTTTTTCTCTTAATTTTGCCTTAACCTTTTAATACAAGTAGTACTACAGTTTTGTTTTGTGGGATCCCcaaaaagtttgggggttcaactaCAAAGTTTTTATATCCGCCCctgatttgatttgtgtgtgtgtgtgtgtgtgtttcttttttttttttttgtttacatgCTGTTGGGTCTCACAAACTCAGCTTCAGTGAGCTGATTCTTGATTTTTCCTCTTCATTTCCACCTTAGATTTCTGACCATTTCCTGCTTACCTGCAGATCAAATCAGCTGAAGTATCGTAATTGTTCGAGTTAGATGAAGAGTATTGCAGCGCATTGAGCACCTGTTCAATTCCCTGGGCTCGctgttctttttttgttttttctgcaCTAGTCGTCAGTCTGTCTTGCTGCTGTTTTTGCCAAGTCAAGTCCAAAGGGTGGAGTGGAGATGAACGTGGACTACAATATGGATGAGGCTATCAAAGCGAGAGGCGTCGCGGAGAGCAGGTTCCACTCGCGCGACATCAGGGGCGCGCGCAAGTACGCGATCAAGGCGCAGAACCTCTGCCcgtccctcgaggggatatcccagATGGTGTCGACGCTCGAGGTTCATCTCGCCGCGGAGTCCAAGATCGACGGAGAGAGCGACTGGTACCGGATCTTGTCTCTGACCGCCTTTGCAGACGAAGAGGAAGTGAAGAAGCAGTACAGGAAGCTGGCTCTCCAGCTGCACCCCGACAAGAACAAGTCCGTTGGCGCGGAGGAGgcctttaagcttatctccgaGGCGTGGAGTGTGCTGTCTGATAATAGCAAGAAGGTGTTATATGATCAGAAGAGGAAGGATCATTCTGTTGTCAATGTAACCAATGGCATGTATACTTATGATAAGAAGGCAAACAAGAGAGCTCGAAAGAATGCggctgctgcagcagcggcagcagcagctgcagccgcCGCTGCTGAGGCTACTACACGTCCTGCGGGGGTTGATACTTTCTGGACGTCCTGCAATCGCTGCCGGATGCAGTATGAGTACTTGAGAATTTATCTTAACCATAATCTTCTGTGTCCAAACTGCCATCATGCATTCTTGGCAGTAGAGACTGGATTTCCTTGCAACGGGAGCAGTTCTTCATTCTCATGGTCAACCAAACAGCAGCCGCAGAATAACAATTCCACCAAGCATTCATATGGCTCGACAAGCAGGACTTCTAGCATTCCGGGGACAGGGCATGGGGGTTACCAGCAAGATGGTACTTATGATTCCTACAACAACCAAAGCTTCCAATGGAATCAGTACTCCAAGACAACACCTGCAGCTGGTACAAATGCATACGGTACCCAGGCCTTGGAGAAACCGAAAAGGAAACATGAAGAGAGCTACAGTTACAACTATTCTGCTACTGGCAATTCATATGGCCATGAGAGAACTAATTCAAGGCGTGGCCGGTTTTCAAAGAGGAGAAGGCATAGTAATGATGGTTACACTACTATGGATTTTGGTGGAGATAACAGAGAAACTGTAGCTGCCAGCACAGAAACAACTgctttcactgacgtggcagtGGCACAAGTCAATGGCACTTCAGGGGAAAAGTTGAGATCTGCAGTGAGTGGAAGAAGAGCAAACGTTTTGAGAGAGATTTCTCAGATTGATACACGGGCTCTACTTATTGAGAAAGCCAAGGCTGCCATCCAGGAAAAATTACAGGAGTGGAACATCACCTCATCGTCACGGCTTGCAGAGAGAGGAAAATCGCAAGGAAAGGTATATCCCAGTGATAACAACATAAAGCAGAATGGGGGCCTCTCTGACAAACATGTCAAAGGGCTCAAGCAATGCAGCTCAAGAAGTGTTGATACCCAAGCACCTACGGTTGATGAAAAGAACCCGGAACAGAGGCGTGTTCCGGTGTCAATTGATGTCCCAGATCCTGACTTTCATGATTTTGACAAGGATCGCACAGAGCGTGCTTTTGATAGTGATCAAGTATGGGCTACATATGATAGTGAGGATGGTATGCCTCGTCTGTATGCAATGGTTCAGAAAGTTCTTTCAATGAGACCTTTCAGAATCCGCATGAGTTTCCTCAACTCCAAGTCCAACAGTGAACTGGCACCAATAAGCTGGGTTGCCTCTGGTTTTCAGAAGACATGTGGTGATTTCAGGGTTGGGAGATACCAGATTTCTGAAACAGTCAACATATTTTCGCACAAAGTCAGCTGGACTAAAGGCCCCCGTGGGATTATCAGGATCGTTCCTCAGAAAGGTGATACATGGGCTTTATACCGAAACTGGTCTCCTGACTGGAATGAGTTAACACCTGATGATGTGATATACAAGTATGAGATAGTAGAAGTTATTGATGATTTCACTGATGAGCAAGGGCTGACAGTCATCCCATTGCTGAAGGTTGCTGGTTTCAAAGCTGTGTTCCATAGGCATATGGATCCGAAAGAGGCCAGGAGGATACCAAAGGAAGAGCTTTTCCGATTCTCACATCGGGTTCCTTCTCGCCTGCTGACTGGGGAAGAAGGCAACAATGCCCCAAAAGGTTGCCACGAGCTGGACCCTGCAGCAACTCCAGTGGACCTTCTTAAGGTCATTACAGAAGTTACGGAAGATACAGCAACACAACCTGCTAAGTAGAAGAGGGCAACTATGAACACTGAAGATAGCTTGGATGTCTCAACTGTCAAATGCACTTCACTGAACTCAACATTTGTTGGTCACTTAAGTTCTAGTATGTCATCTTATTTTTG is part of the Oryza glaberrima chromosome 4, OglaRS2, whole genome shotgun sequence genome and encodes:
- the LOC127769859 gene encoding uncharacterized protein LOC127769859, translating into MNVDYNMDEAIKARGVAESRFHSRDIRGARKYAIKAQNLCPSLEGISQMVSTLEVHLAAESKIDGESDWYRILSLTAFADEEEVKKQYRKLALQLHPDKNKSVGAEEAFKLISEAWSVLSDNSKKVLYDQKRKDHSVVNVTNGMYTYDKKANKRARKNAAAAAAAAAAAAAAAEATTRPAGVDTFWTSCNRCRMQYEYLRIYLNHNLLCPNCHHAFLAVETGFPCNGSSSSFSWSTKQQPQNNNSTKHSYGSTSRTSSIPGTGHGGYQQDGTYDSYNNQSFQWNQYSKTTPAAGTNAYGTQALEKPKRKHEESYSYNYSATGNSYGHERTNSRRGRFSKRRRHSNDGYTTMDFGGDNRETVAASTETTAFTDVAVAQVNGTSGEKLRSAVSGRRANVLREISQIDTRALLIEKAKAAIQEKLQEWNITSSSRLAERGKSQGKVYPSDNNIKQNGGLSDKHVKGLKQCSSRSVDTQAPTVDEKNPEQRRVPVSIDVPDPDFHDFDKDRTERAFDSDQVWATYDSEDGMPRLYAMVQKVLSMRPFRIRMSFLNSKSNSELAPISWVASGFQKTCGDFRVGRYQISETVNIFSHKVSWTKGPRGIIRIVPQKGDTWALYRNWSPDWNELTPDDVIYKYEIVEVIDDFTDEQGLTVIPLLKVAGFKAVFHRHMDPKEARRIPKEELFRFSHRVPSRLLTGEEGNNAPKGCHELDPAATPVDLLKVITEVTEDTATQPAK